In Candidatus Nomurabacteria bacterium, the DNA window AGCGGAGAGATCCCCACCTCCTCACAAGACTTATTATAGCCGAAAGACTCGATTTTTGTATAAAGGCCACCTTCGTCCTCAAAACCCTTGTCTATACGGACATCTGCACACCAAGAATCAGCTGCGAGTTTGAACCTATACTGTGTATCTCCTGGATCATCTTTGGTTACAGTTCCAGAAACCCCACCGCAAGTGAGAGATGTGGCAAAAGAGGCCGTAGCAGAAACGGGAAAAGCGCTCTCTGCTCTATCATGATAGAGCGCACATTCTACACCCCTATCTGCCGCAAAGAAAGACAAGTCTGACTCCTGAGCAACTCTAGAAAGAACAATTTCTTTATAAGAGATTCGAGTTATACCAACAACCATGAGAAGTATCACAGATGCTAGAAGTACTGTGTAGAGTGCAATGAATCCAGATTGTTTGTTTTTGTTTTTCATAATCTAAAATAATGGATCTATCCAGTTCATCAAAAATGTATAATTTTCTTCAGAGTAAACATTTTCTCCTTGCTTCCAATAAACAGTTGAGAAAACTTCGACTTCTTGATTCCCCGAACCAATATCTTTGACAGTTATAACTCTAGTAAACGGAGAAATTTCTCCTCCAGAACTATATCCATACGCACCGTTATCTATATATAAAGCTTGGCAACCAAGTTCCGCGTCTGCATCACAAGAAATGACATCTTTTGGAAAATATGGATCTACTGCACAACCAGAAGAACATTCACCCATAAGAGTTGCAAAATCAGACCAACCAAGAGCTGGATCTATAAGATAGCTATCTCTTATGTTTCTTATCATCTCTACTCCTTCACTTGCCAAGTGGCTCGCGATGGCTTTGTTCTTGGCATACCTTAGGTTAGATGCGCCAGCAGAAGAAACGATTATCATACCCGCAACAGAAGACATGAGTATAAGTATTGCAACCAAAGTTTCTATCAAGGTAAATCCTCTTTGTGAGTTTTTATTTATATTTTTGAAAAGTTTATATTTCATAATCTATAAATCTAAGTGAGACTGTTGATTGATAAGAAAACGGTGAAGTGTAATCTTTGTAAGTTGCATAACCAGAAAGTGTGATTGTCACATATGGCTGTATACCATCTACTCCGGTACCGAAAACCAAGAATCTAGTCTCCTGTGGATCTAGATAAACATTGTTTGGTAGAAGTGGTAGATATGTATTACCACCGTCTCTAGAACGGTATATTTTTGCATTTTCCCCTTTTGTAACTATTTTATAAGAGAATTGATCAAAAGGAGTTTCTTCGTCGCCATAAGCAGATTCGAACGATATACCCCAGTTACCAAAATCCGGATCACAATCAGCGGGACTTGGAACAGTTTCGCTATCTAGTATCGGATCAGAAAAACTGGCTGGATAGTCTCCTGTTTCTGGGTAAGAAGCTCCGGAATCACATCTTATATAAAGAGCTGTTCTTGTATTCCTAGTTATGTCTTCAAGTGTATAAGACACAGCATCTAGAGAACTTTTGATAGACTCGGATCTTCTATAGCTGAAGTTTGAACTAAGCAGCGCACCGATGGCAGAAATCATGATTATGGTAAACAAAGAAACAGCAACTAGCACCTCTGCCAGTGTAAAACCTTTTTGATTTTTGTTTGCATGATTTATCATATTTCCAGTTTTTGTGTATTTATTCTACCAACAAGATCTACAGAAGAAGACCAAGAAAGACTCTGATCAGTATTTGATTTAAGTGTTACAACAACGCTGTTACAAGGAAGCTCTAGATCGTCTAAAGAAACACAAGAAATTCTGGGCGCTGGGTCAGGCCTTGTAAAAAGGATGGTAACTTCTTTCAATTTGCATTCTGGTTCTGCTGTTCCTCCAAAAAATGCACAGATAGAATCTATCTCAATATCTGGATCATCTATGTTTATATAATCTAGACACTCTCCAGACGAACATGACCCTATCGCTCCATCTAGGTCAAAAAGTCCGTTTCTTGGGAAGTTGTCTGCAAATTTATAGAAACCTTTTTTATCTTCGCTGTTGAAATATATCCCATAAGAAGGTGCAGAAGCAGAATCGTAAGGAAGCCCATAAGAGAACAAATCACTACCCAAAACCCCAGAAACGGCTTGTAGTTGTGTCTCTCTTATATAAAGAGAGACTTCTTGCGCCAAGTTTTGAAGTGCAACGTTTCTATCAAAAGTTCTGTAACGAAACAAAACAACAAAACTCATAGAGGCAAATATACTTACCACAACGATAAGCTCGATAAAGGTCATACCTTTTTCCTCATTTATGTTTTGTTTCAAAAAATTAAACATTTTATCTAAAGAAGATCGAAGATATTGTCTGGAAGTCTACCTGGAAAATCAGAACCACTAGTGTTGCAAATACCAAGAATGGGCCAAACGGTACTTCTGTCTTCATGCCAACTCTAGATCTTGAAAATCCCATCATCAGGATAGAAACTATAGCTCCAAACCAAAACGATATAAGTAACGCCGAGAAACCTGAAGAAAGCC includes these proteins:
- a CDS encoding type II secretion system protein is translated as MKQNINEEKGMTFIELIVVVSIFASMSFVVLFRYRTFDRNVALQNLAQEVSLYIRETQLQAVSGVLGSDLFSYGLPYDSASAPSYGIYFNSEDKKGFYKFADNFPRNGLFDLDGAIGSCSSGECLDYINIDDPDIEIDSICAFFGGTAEPECKLKEVTILFTRPDPAPRISCVSLDDLELPCNSVVVTLKSNTDQSLSWSSSVDLVGRINTQKLEI
- a CDS encoding prepilin-type N-terminal cleavage/methylation domain-containing protein; protein product: MINHANKNQKGFTLAEVLVAVSLFTIIMISAIGALLSSNFSYRRSESIKSSLDAVSYTLEDITRNTRTALYIRCDSGASYPETGDYPASFSDPILDSETVPSPADCDPDFGNWGISFESAYGDEETPFDQFSYKIVTKGENAKIYRSRDGGNTYLPLLPNNVYLDPQETRFLVFGTGVDGIQPYVTITLSGYATYKDYTSPFSYQSTVSLRFIDYEI
- a CDS encoding type II secretion system protein, which gives rise to MKYKLFKNINKNSQRGFTLIETLVAILILMSSVAGMIIVSSAGASNLRYAKNKAIASHLASEGVEMIRNIRDSYLIDPALGWSDFATLMGECSSGCAVDPYFPKDVISCDADAELGCQALYIDNGAYGYSSGGEISPFTRVITVKDIGSGNQEVEVFSTVYWKQGENVYSEENYTFLMNWIDPLF